One stretch of Variovorax sp. TBS-050B DNA includes these proteins:
- a CDS encoding RecQ family ATP-dependent DNA helicase produces the protein MRPRASSQAARPAGSARSAPRQRPRARPGVDRVLREVFGHRQLRPGQRHVIDRVVAGESTLAVMPTGAGKSLCYQVPAVLAGGRTVVVSPLIALMKDQCEKLDALGVRAVQLNSQCSADEIAAAEAAITDGSARVIFSTPERLADAGFVKLLQQRPVSLLVVDEAHCISQWGHDFRPAFLEIGAALRALGQPVVLALTATANDEVAAEIMERLGIPRAGLVDTGAYRPNLHYAVEPFLREEDKLQRALALVAGLQGSGIVYTATVKAAEALFAALADAGESAGLYHGRQRAADRRDAQDRFMAGELRVMVATNAFGMGIDKPDIRFVLHYQMPSSLDAYYQESGRAGRDGERADCVLLYLRRDKAVQQFFLAGWLPELAELRALQQLLSAAPETRWEPAELPQRARLPRGKLRVLLNLLAQARLLARDDEGRLRWGRKPPLDDAGLEALLGTHREKREQERAALERMTFYASTGMCRWQVLLAGLGSEDEIAQRCGACDNCVRLAKHEREQQQQQPTAAEAGAAPSPEAAKAAAPRTAFARGAAVRVPRYGVGSVSSADAVSVTIEFADGSERCFHPEFVRPVVARRARRAAAAPG, from the coding sequence ATGAGGCCGCGGGCGTCGTCGCAGGCGGCGCGGCCGGCCGGCAGCGCCCGCAGCGCGCCGCGCCAGCGTCCGCGTGCCCGCCCGGGCGTGGACCGGGTGCTGCGCGAGGTCTTCGGCCACCGGCAGCTGCGTCCCGGCCAGCGCCACGTGATCGACCGCGTGGTGGCCGGCGAATCGACGCTCGCGGTGATGCCCACGGGCGCGGGCAAGTCGCTCTGCTACCAGGTGCCGGCGGTGCTGGCCGGCGGCCGCACGGTGGTGGTCTCGCCGCTGATCGCGCTCATGAAGGACCAGTGCGAGAAGCTCGACGCGCTCGGCGTGCGCGCCGTGCAGTTGAACAGCCAGTGCAGCGCCGACGAGATCGCCGCCGCCGAAGCCGCCATCACGGACGGCAGCGCGCGGGTGATCTTCAGCACGCCCGAGCGGCTCGCCGATGCCGGCTTCGTCAAGCTGCTGCAGCAGCGGCCGGTGTCGCTGCTGGTGGTGGACGAGGCGCACTGCATCTCGCAGTGGGGGCACGACTTCCGGCCCGCTTTCCTCGAAATCGGCGCCGCGCTGCGCGCGCTGGGCCAGCCGGTGGTGCTGGCGCTCACCGCCACCGCGAACGACGAGGTGGCCGCGGAGATCATGGAAAGGCTCGGCATCCCGCGCGCCGGCCTGGTCGACACCGGCGCCTACCGGCCGAACCTGCACTATGCCGTCGAGCCCTTCCTGCGCGAGGAAGACAAGCTGCAGCGCGCGCTCGCGCTGGTGGCGGGCCTGCAGGGCAGCGGCATCGTCTACACCGCGACGGTGAAGGCGGCCGAGGCGCTGTTCGCCGCGCTCGCGGACGCGGGCGAATCGGCGGGCCTCTACCACGGCCGCCAGCGCGCGGCCGACCGGCGCGACGCGCAGGACCGCTTCATGGCCGGCGAACTGCGCGTGATGGTCGCGACCAACGCCTTCGGCATGGGCATCGACAAGCCGGACATCCGCTTCGTGCTGCACTACCAGATGCCGTCGAGCCTCGACGCCTACTACCAGGAGTCGGGCCGCGCCGGCCGCGACGGCGAGCGCGCCGACTGCGTGCTGCTGTACCTGCGCCGCGACAAGGCGGTGCAGCAGTTCTTCCTGGCGGGCTGGCTGCCCGAACTGGCGGAACTGCGCGCACTGCAGCAGCTTCTGTCGGCCGCGCCCGAGACGCGCTGGGAGCCCGCCGAGCTGCCGCAGCGCGCACGCCTGCCGCGCGGCAAGCTGCGCGTGCTGCTGAACCTGCTCGCGCAGGCGCGGCTGCTCGCCCGCGACGACGAAGGCCGGCTGCGCTGGGGTCGCAAGCCGCCGCTCGACGATGCGGGGCTCGAGGCGCTGCTCGGCACGCACCGCGAGAAGCGCGAGCAGGAGCGCGCGGCGCTGGAACGCATGACCTTCTACGCGAGCACCGGCATGTGCCGCTGGCAGGTGCTGCTCGCCGGCCTCGGCAGCGAAGACGAGATCGCGCAGCGCTGCGGCGCTTGCGACAACTGCGTGCGCCTGGCGAAGCACGAGCGCGAGCAGCAGCAGCAACAGCCGACCGCCGCGGAAGCCGGTGCCGCGCCGTCGCCCGAGGCCGCGAAGGCGGCCGCCCCGCGCACCGCCTTCGCGCGCGGCGCCGCGGTGCGCGTGCCGCGCTACGGCGTGGGCAGCGTGTCCAGCGCCGATGCGGTCTCGGTCACGATCGAATTCGCCGACGGCAGCGAGCGCTGCTTCCATCCCGAGTTCGTGCGTCCCGTGGTGGCGCGCCGGGCGCGGCGAGCGGCCGCGGCGCCCGGGTGA
- a CDS encoding lytic murein transglycosylase — protein sequence MRLPHPARFPFAVSCRLSLMAAAAAVFLAGCASDPAATPSPKPPPAAVPTVRPAAPAPAAQDAAAVEQRFAAWVADFRASARAAGIAEATLQSAFAGVQYLPRVVELDRAQPEFTRTVWEYLDNTVTPQRVAAGQERLQQVRAEADAAAARYGVPPAVVVAIWGMESNYGGNYGSTPVIDALATLGFDGRREDWAKRELLAALRILESGDIARDRMIGSWAGAMGQTQFLPSNFLAYAVDADGDGRRDIWGSMADVVASTANFLARSGWQAGQPWGVEVRLPAGFDLGRADMAVRQSAAQWAAEGVTAVDGQPLPALADGAILLPAGARGPAFLVGPNFRTILRYNNSTNYALAVGLLSQRLGGGPGVQAAWPRELAALSRSQTVELQTALSQRGFAAGAADGIMGPATRDALRRYQRSVGLPADGYPSLDLLQRLQQP from the coding sequence ATGCGCCTTCCACATCCCGCACGCTTCCCCTTCGCAGTTTCCTGCAGGCTTTCGCTGATGGCGGCGGCCGCGGCCGTGTTCCTCGCCGGCTGCGCGTCCGATCCCGCGGCGACGCCTTCGCCCAAGCCGCCGCCCGCGGCCGTGCCGACGGTGCGGCCGGCCGCGCCCGCGCCCGCGGCGCAGGACGCCGCCGCCGTCGAACAGCGCTTCGCGGCCTGGGTGGCGGACTTCCGCGCCAGCGCGCGCGCCGCTGGCATCGCCGAGGCCACGCTGCAGAGCGCGTTCGCCGGCGTGCAGTACCTGCCGCGCGTGGTCGAGCTCGACCGCGCCCAGCCGGAGTTCACGCGCACCGTGTGGGAGTACCTCGACAACACCGTCACGCCGCAGCGCGTGGCCGCGGGCCAGGAGCGGCTGCAGCAGGTGCGCGCCGAAGCCGATGCCGCCGCCGCGCGCTACGGCGTGCCGCCCGCCGTGGTGGTCGCCATCTGGGGCATGGAAAGCAACTACGGCGGCAATTACGGCAGCACCCCGGTGATCGATGCGCTCGCGACGCTCGGCTTCGACGGCCGGCGCGAGGACTGGGCGAAGCGCGAACTGCTCGCGGCGCTCAGGATCCTCGAGAGCGGCGACATCGCACGCGACCGCATGATCGGCTCCTGGGCCGGCGCGATGGGGCAGACGCAGTTCCTGCCTTCGAACTTCCTCGCCTATGCGGTCGATGCCGACGGCGACGGCCGGCGCGACATCTGGGGCAGCATGGCCGACGTCGTGGCCTCGACCGCCAACTTCCTCGCGCGCTCGGGCTGGCAGGCCGGCCAGCCCTGGGGCGTGGAGGTCCGGCTGCCCGCTGGCTTCGACCTCGGCCGCGCCGACATGGCGGTGCGCCAGTCCGCGGCGCAATGGGCGGCGGAGGGCGTGACGGCCGTCGACGGCCAGCCGCTGCCGGCCCTGGCCGACGGCGCCATCCTGCTGCCCGCGGGCGCACGCGGCCCGGCCTTTCTGGTGGGGCCGAACTTCCGCACCATCCTGCGCTACAACAACTCGACCAACTACGCGCTCGCGGTGGGCCTGCTGTCGCAGCGCCTCGGCGGCGGACCGGGGGTGCAGGCCGCATGGCCGCGCGAGCTCGCGGCGCTCTCGCGCAGCCAGACGGTCGAGTTGCAGACCGCGCTGAGCCAGCGCGGCTTCGCGGCCGGCGCGGCCGACGGCATCATGGGGCCGGCCACGCGCGATGCGCTGCGCCGCTACCAGCGCAGCGTCGGCCTGCCCGCCGACGGCTATCCGAGCCTGGACCTGCTGCAGCGGCTGCAGCAGCCCTGA